Proteins co-encoded in one Medicago truncatula cultivar Jemalong A17 chromosome 8, MtrunA17r5.0-ANR, whole genome shotgun sequence genomic window:
- the LOC11428777 gene encoding WAT1-related protein At4g30420, producing MGCLDMEYYLPIMAMVLIEFIYAGLGIGTRIVFLQGLSPRIFVVYRHAIATILLAPVAYFSGRNSGSYSLNLRSFSLLFLTSLIGITLNQNLFFEGIFLASASVASAMSNLVPAVTFVIAAFVGMEKVNIRSMRTIAKIVGTVICISGAVSIALLKGPKLLINAENITSKSIMARLSSNDENWLLGCLCLLGNCVAWSIWLILQVPAYASHPNYLSFTAWMCLMSTFQSTVVTLFVESDLNVWKINSLLQFGCILYAGIMGSAVTFYLQAWCISKRGPLFSAMFNPLFTLIVTVFAILLLHEEIYIGSLIGAIGVIIGLYTVLWGKAEDVAEVKEKTDPKLMIINETEEGNLFINESCEKTYYETVLEEPLLPA from the exons ATGGGATGTTTAGACATGGAGTACTACCTTCCAATAATGGCTATGGTGTTGATAGAGTTTATATATGCAGGTTTGGGTATTGGCACAAGAATTGTATTTTTGCAGGGTTTGAGCCCTAGGATATTTGTAGTGTACCGTCATGCTATTGCAACCATTCTTCTTGCTCCTGTTGCTTATTTTTCCGG GAGAAATTCTGGCTCTTATTCCTTAAATTTAAGgagtttttctttgttattctTAACCTCACTAATTGG CATTACAttgaatcaaaatttattttttgagggtaTATTTCTAGCTTCTGCTTCAGTTGCAAGTGCCATGTCCAACCTTGTTCCAGCAGTCACATTTGTAATAGCAGCCTTTGTAGG AATGGAGAAAGTAAATATTCGAAGTATGAGAACTATAGCCAAAATAGTGGGGACAGTGATATGTATAAGTGGAGCAGTATCTATTGCATTGTTGAAGGGTCCAAAGCTACTAATAAATGCAGAGAACATAACTTCAAAGTCAATCATGGCAAGACTCTCTAGTAATGATGAGAATTGGTTGCTTGGATGTCTTTGTCTTTTAGGAAACTGTGTTGCTTGGTCAATTTGGCTCATTTTGCAG GTTCCAGCTTATGCAAGCCATCCTAATTACTTGTCATTTACAGCATGGATGTGTTTAATGTCTACATTTCAATCAACAGTAGTCACATTATTCGTGGAATCAGACCTAAATGTTTGGAAGATCAATTCTTTGCTTCAATTTggttgcattttatatgca GGAATCATGGGATCTGCAGTAACATTCTATCTTCAAGCATGGTGCATTTCAAAGAGAGGACCTCTCTTCTCTGCTATGTTTAATCCTCTTTTCACATTAATTGTGACTGTATTTGCTATCTTGTTGCTTCATGAGGAAATATACATTGGAAG CTTGATTGGTGCAATTGGAGTGATCATAGGTTTGTATACTGTACTTTGGGGTAAAGCTGAAGATGTAGCTGAAGTCAAAGAGAAGACAGATCCAAAGTTGATGATTATTAATGAGACAGAGGAAGGGAATCTTTTTATAAATGAATCTTGTGAAAAAACATATTATGAAACTGTTTTGGAAGAACCTCTGTTACCTGCTTAG
- the LOC120575788 gene encoding WAT1-related protein At4g30420, protein MGCLDMEYYMPIMVMVLIQFIYAGMNLGIRVTLLEGMSPNVFVVYRSAFATIFLAPIAYFSGRNSASYSLNLRSFSLIFMTSLIGVTLTQNLYFEGLYLSSSSIASAMTNLIPAVTFVIAVLARMEKVNIRSLRTIAKIVGTLICVCGALSIALLKGPKLLNAENILPTKSIMAITSGSDDSWLLGCVYLLGSSVAWSLWLILQVPAYASHPNYLSLSAWMCFMATLQSALVTLFLEPDLNAWKINSLLQFGCALYAGIMGSAFVFCLQAWCITKRGPLFSAVFSPLLTILVTILAVLLLHEEIYIGSLIGAIGVIIGLYVVLWGKAEDVVHVKQKIDPKSMVTQTEEVKILITDLKETLLADESTLQR, encoded by the exons ATGGGATGTTTAGACATGGAGTATTATATGCCAATAATGGTTATGGTATTGATACAGTTTATATATGCAGGTATGAATCTTGGCATAAGAGTCACCCTTTTGGAGGGTATGAGTCCCAACGTATTTGTAGTATACCGTAGTGCTTTTGCAACCATTTTTCTTGCTCCCATTGCTTATTTCTCTGG gaGAAACTCTGCCTCTTATTCCTTAAATTTAAGGAGTTTTTCCTTGATTTTCATGACCTCACTAATTGG CGTTACATTGACTCAAAATCTATATTTTGAGGGTCTATAtctatcttcttcttcaattgcAAGTGCCATGACCAATCTTATTCCTGCAGTCACATTTGTTATAGCAGTCCTTGCAAG AATGGAGAAAGTCAACATTCGAAGTTTGAGAACTATAGCCAAAATAGTAGGGACATTAATATGTGTTTGTGGAGCATTGTCTATAGCATTGTTGAAGGGTCCAAAGCTACTAAATGCAGAAAACATACTACCTACAAAATCTATCATGGCCATAACCTCCGGTAGTGATGATAGTTGGTTGCTTGGATGTGTGTATCTTTTGGGAAGTAGTGTTGCCTGGTCACTTTGGCTCATTTTGCAG gtTCCAGCTTATGCAAGTCATCCCAATTATTTATCACTTTCAGCATGGATGTGTTTCATGGCAACATTACAATCAGCATTAGTCACACTATTCTTAGAGCCAGACCTTAATGCATGGAAAATTAATTCTCTACTTCAATTTGGTTGCGCTTTATATGCA GGAATTATGGGGTCTGCATTTGTATTTTGTCTCCAAGCATGGTGCATTACAAAGAGAGGACCTCTCTTCTCTGCAGTGTTTAGTCCTCTCTTAACAATTCTTGTGACTATATTGGCTGTCTTGTTGCTTCATGAGGAAATATACATTGGAAG CTTGATAGGCGCAATTGGAGTGATCATTGGCTTGTATGTCGTGCTTTGGGGTAAAGCGGAAGATGTAGTCCATGTCAAACAGAAGATAGATCCAAAATCTATGGTTACTCAGACAGAGGAAGTGAAAATTTTGATAACCGATTTGAAAGAAACTCTTTTAGCAGATGAATCTACATTACAACGTTGA